The sequence below is a genomic window from Paenibacillus silvisoli.
CATTCAACCGCTACCAGACGATCGATGTCGTTCGGGCCGTCTGCTGCTCGGAGCGAAGAGACGACATCGCGCTTTATACCGGCAATGACGACAATATCGTCAACGATCTGCTGACGGTCTATCGGTTCAAGGCGGGCGAGCGGATCATTGAGAAAAGGATCGTCGGCGGCTTGCTCGGCCATTGGGCGGTTTGGACAAGAAAAGCGGTGGAGCTGCTGGACGAAATTAAAGGAGTCCGCTCGGAGGAGCAGGGGCGTCTATCGGCGGAGTGGCTGTCGAGAAACATTGAGGTGACGGACGCGAACGCGGCCTTTTTCGATCCGGCGCATGGGTTTGCAGGCTGCATCCCGGGCATTCACGAGGTGCTGCGGCGGCAAGGGCTGATGAAAGGGACATGGTGCTTGAACCCGCACGAGGAGCTGTCGCCTGGCCAGAAGGATGAAATTGACCGGATCTACCGGGATTATCCGCACCTGAACGATGACGCGTTCGTGCGCGAGCATTTGGCGGAGTGGCTGTCGTAGTAGCGCGTGCGTGTAAAAAAGCCGGGCGGACCTGCTGGGTCCGCCCGGCTTTTTCGCGTTTAGATAATAGAGGTGAGCCTGTCGGCATTGTCCGCGATATGCTCGTACGCGCGTTTTAACTCGTTGATCGATTCCGAGTTTCCGTGAATATGCGTATTCACTTTGTTGACCGATTGCATCATCAGAACGATGGATTTCTGGATATCGCTCAGCTGATTCGAAATCGTTTCCGCCGACTTTTTGCTGGAATCGGCCATTTTGCGGATTTCGTTGGCGACCACCGCGAAGCCGCGTCCTTGTTCTCCAGCCCGCGCCGCTTCGATCGCTGCGTTCAACCCGAGCAGATGCGATTGCGATGCCACCTCTTCCACGAAGGAGGCAACCTTTTTGATTTCTTCCAGGTTCGTTTTCACGACATCCGACTCGCGGTTCAGCATGTCCATATCGCTGACGATCGTTTGCGATGACTCGTAAACTTCATTCGTGCTGGCGGTCATTTGCTCAACGACGGAAATAAATTCATGTGTGCTATTGTACAAAATCGTCTGCCGCTCCGTAATATCCGTCGCGATCTTGATGACCGCGCGAACCTGTCCGGCGCCGTCAACGACAGGCGTGTAAAACGCATCCAGCCATATCCGCTGACCGGCTTTCGTAATTCGTTGAACCTTATCGTGGAACGCAATTCGATTACGCAGCTTCTCCCAGAACTGCGCGTATTCAGCACTTCCCGCAAAAGACGGCAAACAGAGCTGACTGTGATGCATGTGCTGCAATTGTTGGATGGAGTAACCGACGACGTTCGAAAAGTTATCATTCGCCCATTGGATCTTTCCCTGTGGATCAAAAACAATCAGCGCTTGAGACATCTCAATTGCTTTAAATAAAAGACTTGTATCCATTTCAATTTGATTGTTCATGTCTGTTCCCGCCCCGTGTAGTCGAATCGTTCAATCCTTCTATCGTCAGCAAAGGGGCGTTTTTTTATCGAGGGATGCGTGTTTGGATGATTTTCGTAATTTTAGATAAAAAAAGAAGAGGCTGGGCCAACCCTTCGCGCGGTACGCGATGGTTGACTCAGCCTTTTATTTTATAGATGATCCGGCAGCTCGGAAGGTACTCGCAGGCCGGTGACGTCGAGGCCGCGCGCATCGCGAGCCTTCAGATCGCGCAGAAATTCGGTGAACCCGATCGCCGGCTTCCAGCCGAGCACGGATTCCGCTTCGGAGAGATCATGCTGCTCGACGGTTCCCGGCAGCTTGATCCCGTATTTCCCGATTAAGGCGCGTGCGCCTGGGACTTGCTGTTCGCACCAATCCGGGCCGAGTTCTTTGAAGTTGCCGATGACTTCTTCCGGCATGCCATGGTTCGTGTGCACAATGGTGCGGAAGAGGCCGAACTTGCGGTTTGCCGCGGCTTCCACGGAAGCAACCGTTGCGGCGGCGATGTCGCGGCGGTCTACGCCGTTTGCGAGCAGGCGCGTGCCGAACTCCAGGTAGGGGCGCGGAATAAATTCGTGGTAGCGAAGCATCGCGATCGATGCGCCGGTCATTTCGTGATACGTTCTGCACAGATCCTCGCCAATGACCTTCGATACGCTGTACACCGATCCCCAGCCATACGCCATCGAGGATGCGTACACGATGGATTGAATCCCCTCTTGCCGGCATGCCTCGAGCACATTGAACGTCCCGTCCACATTCACGGCAAAAATCGTCTCGTCGCTCACCGGCGGATTATGCGCGCAATGCCAAGCCGCCAGATGCACGACGGCATCCATTCCTTTTACCGCGCCGCGGACGTCGCCCGTCGTCCGGGTGTCGCAGCGAACAAATTCAACCTCGGCCAAGTCAGCCGCCGGCGAGGGAAATACATCGGCCATTCTCACCGTATGGCCTGCCTGAAGCAGCGCCCGGCAAACGGCTTGCCCGCCATTGCCGGATGCGCCGGTAACAAGTACTTTCATCTACAAATTCCCTCGCTTTCTATGTTTATTATGATGATTATAGCATGGGAACGGTGGTTGGTAATGGATAAAATGGCGGGGAGCGGCGGTGTGATGCGGTAACGCCGAAAACTCACTAAACTAGCCTCGTTTGCGTCGGATAACGGTTATTCCGCTATTCGAAGCGGAAAGTGGGCGCATAGGCGTTCGATAGCGGATATGCCGCTCTCGATGGTGCGGGTGCGCCGAAAATTCACTAAACTAGCCTCGTTTGCGTCGGATAACGGTTATTCCGTTATTCGAAGCGGAAAGTGGGCGCATAGGCGTTCGATAGCGGATATGCCGCTCTCGACGGTGCAGGTGCGCCGAACCCCAACTAATATAGCTCGTCAATTGGAATTCGAGAGCATCATATCGTGCACTTGGCATCAGATTCGGTTGTTTTCGGCGTCGAATGCACGATTTCGTGCACTCACCAGCCGGAACGGCGGGAAGTTGGTTAGTTTTGCAGCGGAGAGCATCATATCGTGCACTTGGCATCAGATTCGGTTGTTTTCGGAGGCGAGTGCACGATTTCGTGCACTCGCGCCAGGGCGGCCGGCCCCACACAAGAATGTTCAGGGCGTATTCAGCCAACGGCCGGAATAACTATATAAAGATGAGCAGCGCGATTCAAAGGGAAAGAGGGAATGACGATGAACACCATGCCTCAATCGGCGGGACTGCGCTTCAAGGAAGCGGTTCGAAGCGAAAAGCCGCTGCAGGTAGCGGGCGCCATTAACGCCTACGCAGCCATGCTGGCGGAAAGCGCCGGCTTCAAGGCGCTGTACGTATCCGGCGCAGGCGTTGCCAACGCCTCGTTCGGATTGCCCGATCTGGGCATTACGACGCTGAACGACGTGCTGGAGGACGTGCGCCGCATCACCACCGCGACAAGCCTGCCCGTCCTCGTCGATGCCGATACGGGCTTCGGCAGCGCATTCAGCATCGGGCGGACGATTCGCGAGATGACGGCTGCCGGAGCGGCCGGCGTGCATAT
It includes:
- a CDS encoding methyl-accepting chemotaxis protein, coding for MNNQIEMDTSLLFKAIEMSQALIVFDPQGKIQWANDNFSNVVGYSIQQLQHMHHSQLCLPSFAGSAEYAQFWEKLRNRIAFHDKVQRITKAGQRIWLDAFYTPVVDGAGQVRAVIKIATDITERQTILYNSTHEFISVVEQMTASTNEVYESSQTIVSDMDMLNRESDVVKTNLEEIKKVASFVEEVASQSHLLGLNAAIEAARAGEQGRGFAVVANEIRKMADSSKKSAETISNQLSDIQKSIVLMMQSVNKVNTHIHGNSESINELKRAYEHIADNADRLTSII
- a CDS encoding NAD-dependent epimerase/dehydratase family protein yields the protein MKVLVTGASGNGGQAVCRALLQAGHTVRMADVFPSPAADLAEVEFVRCDTRTTGDVRGAVKGMDAVVHLAAWHCAHNPPVSDETIFAVNVDGTFNVLEACRQEGIQSIVYASSMAYGWGSVYSVSKVIGEDLCRTYHEMTGASIAMLRYHEFIPRPYLEFGTRLLANGVDRRDIAAATVASVEAAANRKFGLFRTIVHTNHGMPEEVIGNFKELGPDWCEQQVPGARALIGKYGIKLPGTVEQHDLSEAESVLGWKPAIGFTEFLRDLKARDARGLDVTGLRVPSELPDHL